The stretch of DNA GAAAATTTGTGCCGGAAGATTTAATGAGCTGGATTGAAACGCCCAGTAAACCGAATCTAGTGAATAATAACTTCAGCTGATCTGTGTTGGCCCGCGCGACTGATCTTGCGCCAGCACTGGCGGCATAGAAGGCTGAACCACTGCTTGAATCGCACCGTTTTTAATAACTGTAGGCGTGCATCCTGATAGCCAATCTCAACCATCGCGGCTAATTCTTCCGGGTTGGTATCGACGCTATTGTGTGCGGACAGATTTGGCCTTATGCACAGGTCGGCCTGGCGTGTATGATTTTCGGTATTATTGTTAATCGCAATGGCGATCGCGTTCGACATGACATCAAAGATATCATTTGGCGCGCGGTAGTTTGACTGGGCGCTTAAATCCACCGCGAGTAAGCTATTGGCGCCAAGCTCAAGCAGTGCTGAAATCGGAACATTCTCAACAATACCGCCATCTACCAATAAATTGTCGCCAATCTGAACCGGTTTAAACAAGCCGGGCAAGCAGGTGCTGGCCATTATCGCGTCAGCAACTGGCCCGCTGCGCAAAATCACCGTGCGGCCGGTGGCGATATCGGCGGCTACAATGGCTAAGGGTATTTTAGCATCTTCGATATTTACCTCACCCAAGTGCTCTGTCACTAACTGCCCCAGCTTATGGTTGTCGAACAGGCTCAATTTCGAGGGCTTGAGCCGCCTAACATCTTGCCAGCTCATGTCTAAGCCGACGGCTTCAATTTCAGCGAGGCTTTTACCAAACGCATAGAATGCGGCAACTAAGGCGCCAATACTGGTGCCAGCGATGCAGTGCAGAGGGACTTGCTGCTGCTCAATAGCGCGTAATACGCCAATATGGGCTACACCTAGGGCAGAGCCGCCGCCTAGGGCGAGGCCATTATGGTATAGCGGGTTGCGTAAAGTCTGAGCAATGTTCATATAAAGTTACTCACAGTTCGTCACAGTTACTTGATGTAGGTAAGCGCGTTTATTGTGTGAATTATAAAAAAATAACGCCAAAACCTAATCTTAGCAATCAAGCGGTTTTTTAGCGGTCTAATGGCTGTATCAGCGGAGCTGTCACGTCACCGCGGCTGAGCTATGGCGTAGTTAACTGGCATGGGCTTTTTTTAACACCTCATAGGCTTCACGAATGGCCATGAAGCGATCAGGATCACCACCTTTATCTGGGTGATATTGATTTGCGAGTTTGCGGTAGGTGATACGAATAAGACGGCTATCCTTAGTAGGCTCAAGCCCCAATGTTTGATAAGCCATAGCCTGCTGGTCGGTTGAGATATAATCTTGCCAAACACCGTCAAGAATGGCTTGTACTTCTTCTAAGGTGGTTTCAGAAAAATTCTGCCAGTCGAGATAATAGTTACGTAATGCCTGTTGGCTTATGGCTTGCTGCGTAGCCGAACGTTGCGTGTCGGGAAGGCTCTCTAAATAAATATCTAAGGTGCTGATGTTTAGCAGCAAGCCATCGTCGAGAAAATCGAGCTGAAGTTGATACAGTGCATTCATCATCATCCAGTTGAGTCTGAACAAGGCGAGCTGTTGGTTATGATGCAGGCGAGGCAGATGGCTGGTGCGCTTTAGCTCGCTTAACAGCTCATGGATCGCTAGCTTAGAGCTGGCATGACGAATGATATATAAAATCGCCGGCTTTAAGGGGTTATGGTCAAGATTCTGCATGCTTTGATTGTGCCAGAAAATCCACTGAGTACAATATGCGGCTCAGATATCAGAGAGTAGACATATGGCCTTACTGGACATCGCAATTTTCCGCTTTCGCCGTAGTGATTATGCTGGCGAAATAAGTGTTAAGGCGCCGCCAGCGTCTATGGACACCGATGGCGGCAGTTTATCATTGTTTGAGCAGGCGAAATCCTTATTCAATGCCAGTGCACAAAAACGCTTTGGTTATTTTGATCCTGACGCAGAGCATAAGCAGTTATCAGGCTTGATCAGTAACTGGCGTGCACAGCAATTTGATTTTGTCAGTTTGGCGACAAAGCTCAGCGGTGATTTACACGCTACACTGGCTGAGTCCGACACCCCATTTGACTGCTGTGTGATGTTTGCCCACGAGAGTATCTTGGAGCAGCATTACGCTTATGCCTTGGTACTGCCTATGAAAAGCATGCAGCAGTTGAATGGTGATTTAGTGCCAACGGAGATCGATGTGATAGACAGTGGCAAGCTTAGTTTTGCCTGGCGCCTGCATTTGCAAGACATTGAACAGTCCTCGCCAAAATACCTTACCCAGCTGGCTAGTCGCGGTGCAAAAGATTTGACCGAGGCGTGGTTGCGTTTTAGTCAGTTCAAAGAAGGAATTGATATTACCGCCGAGACTACCGAATTTATCACGCTGGTGGATCGCTTCACCGAAACCTTGGATGCTGATCAACAATCGAATGCCAAAACACAGGTGATCAATTACTGTGTTGAGCAAGATAAGTTAGGCTTGCCGGTTCAGCTACAGGAGATATCTGGTCAATTGGATGAGCAAGCCCCTGATAAGTTTGCTGACTATATACAGGCACATCAGCAGCAGCGAAAGCCAGAGGTGCATACTGATCGAGCAGTCTTAAAACGCTATATGCGTTACTTTGGGCGAGATAATTCCTTGAGTATCAATTTTAGCTCTGAGCGTTTAGGTCAGGATATTATTTATCAGCCCGAGGTAGGCAGTTTACGCATCGAGAATATACCTAAGCCCCTAAGAAAGCAGCTCAGTCAGTATCGCGAACAGAATGAATCTGATGCATAAAAACAAACAGCCCCAGAGGGGCTGTCTGTCAGTAGCCTGAATGATCAGGCCTCTCGTCGGGCCGTGGCCCTAAATCGACAACGCAATTTGCAGATCTTGCGATAATCGCGTTTGTTAAGTTACATTTGCATGGCTGAAAGCTGCAGCGGCGTCATCTGCATGGCCTGTGCCACCTCTATACTGCCGCCATTCAATAAAATTGGGCAGGCTCTCGCTAATTCTAAAGCTTCATCAATACTGTCAGCTTCGATCAAGCTGTAGCCGCTGATCGGATTAAGGCCGCCAGAATGCATAATCGTACCGTCAGCGCGCACCGTGCTCGACAGTCCAACCGGGTTGCCACCGTCGACCACAGCAGGGCCCATAGCCTGCAGCCACTGCTGCCAGGCATGCATTATGCGGTCATACTCAGAGGCGTTGCTGTAGTGACTGCCGCCGTGGTAGGCAAAAACAAATTTCGACATAGCAAATCTTCGTAGCGCTTATATATATTATTGTAGCTAGCTTGTTAGCGGACGACAGCAACTCGTTAAATTGAATAACGATAAAAAAAATAATTTCAAAAAAAAATGAGTATAAGAAGCTTATAGCAGAAAGTGTGCACGCGCAGTGGCAATCGGTTCTTGCTCTGAACTTTGCCAGGCAGTGATCGACACATTGACAACATTGCGCCCCTGACGCACAACATGGCAGCGGCTAAAGCTGTCGCGAAAACGACCTGGGCGCAGATAGTCGAGAGAGAAATCTATGACTTTAGGGATGCGCTCGCAGTCAATGCTAGCGAATACATGAAAGCAGGCGGCTAATTCCATGAAGCCGCCAATACAGCCACCATGTATTGCCGGTAGAGTCGGGTTGCCGATATTATTTTCATTCGCCGGTAACTTAAATAATAAACTGTCACCGACATACCAAGCCTGCATGCCAATCAATACGGCGTAGGGTACTTGATCAATCAATTGGTCAATCTGCTGAGCTTCCCGTGCCTGCTTGATTTGTTCGATCATGCGCGGCTCTCAGTGTTAGACTGCAGGCGCATAAAGCTGGCGGTACAGTGGGCAATTGGCTGCGCTTCATGCTCTGCATGGAAAGCCGTGCCGCGGGCGAAAATCACCGTTGGCGTGACGCGATAAGCCTCAGCTTTGCCAATCACGGCAAGCCCGGGTGTGGCGGCGCGCATATAGTCAATGCGTAAGTCGAGCGTTGGTGCAATGGTTGGCTCGCTGCAGGCTAACACGGCGGCAAAGCCGCAGGCAGTATCCATCAATGTTGTCAGGGCACCCCCATGAACAACCTGATTGTCGGGGTTGCCAATGATTTTGACGTCGTAGGGAAGTTCTAGAGTGAGTATGCCAGGTGCGGTGTCCAGCACCTGAATACCAAGCAAAGCGCAGTGCTTAAGGTTGCTAATGACAGCTTGTACATGCTGGCTAAGTGCAGCAAATGCCGCATTTTCTTCAGCCGACATTAGCTTTTAGGTTTGACGTAAAGTACCAGTGAGTGATCAACCAGCTCATAACCATGACGCTCAGCAATTTCATGCTGTAAGCGCTCAATTTCGGGAGCAATAAATTCAATAACCTTGCCGGTTTCGGTACAAACCATGTGGTCGTGGTGCTCTTCTTTGGCTAATTCAAACACACTATGACCGCCTTCGAAATTATGCCGTTCAACCAAACCAGCGGTTTCAAATTGGGTTAACACGCGATATACCGTCGCTAGACCCACGTCTTCACCGTGGTCGAGTAAGGTTTTATACACATCCTCGGCACTCATATGTCGACCATCTTCACTGCTAGTATCAAGAATTTGCAGGATTTTGACTCGCGGTAGCGTGACTTTTAACCCGGCTTTACGAAGCTCTTGGTTTTCGTTCGACATTTTCAGTCCTTTCATTTATCCCGGCGTCGATTCGCCAGTGTATTTAAGCTATTATAGCGCGTTTGATAATCGGTATGTTAAAGCAAGTTATGACCAGCATCAATCGTCTGCCAACTATTGCCAAAACAATTTTACTTTTTGGCCTACTGCAGCTCAGTGCCTGCAGTACCTCTCACTTTCCCTGGGTGTATCGAATCGATGTGGAGCAGGGGAATATTGTTGACGATGATAAACTGGCTGAGGTTGAGCTAGGCATGACGCGCGCGCAGGTGAAATATTTGCTGGGTAGCCCTTTGATAGAAGACAGTTTTCATCCAGACCGCTGGGATTATTTTTACAGCTTTCGTACCGGCAAAGGCCTTTATGAGACCAGGCGGGTGACCTTGCTTTTTTCTGGGCAAACACTGACCTCGGTAGAGAAGACGCCGACCACAGAAATCGAGCTCGACTATTGGTGATATGTGCCTGCTTTTAGCGCCTGAGCCTATTTCCTGTCCGATTTTTAGCCCTTTTTAGCTTATTCTTAAGTCTATTTTTGCGCCCGACTTTGACAGCCGTTCTCTCCCTAAAGATTCTCACCTTTAATAAAAGCAGTTATTAATAACAACAGTTATTCGATACTCCAGTACGCGAGAGTCCTCGAGTCGGTAGGTCTGTAAAATCGATGTGCGCTTGTTGCCAAAAGCAACCGGTGTAAGGAATATTGCTAGAAAAAGTGATACTTTTCTGCATTAGCAACGTCTAATACTTGATAGTGGCAATCGGGATATGCGTCCCCTAATGTATATCCCGCACATTCTGGATGGAATGTGGCATTTAACCGGCGTTTACGCCGGTTTTTTTATGTCTGCGTATTTTTCTAAGCTTGATATTTGCTGGTTCAGGCTAAATTCTATTCGCCGCTGCGTTTAGCCTTAGCCTTGTCTGCACGTGCCTTGCGGCTGGCTTTGGGGTCAGATTTTAACGGTCGATAAATTTCTATGCGTTCGCCCGCTTGCATGATATG from Pseudomonadales bacterium encodes:
- a CDS encoding patatin-like phospholipase family protein, which encodes MNIAQTLRNPLYHNGLALGGGSALGVAHIGVLRAIEQQQVPLHCIAGTSIGALVAAFYAFGKSLAEIEAVGLDMSWQDVRRLKPSKLSLFDNHKLGQLVTEHLGEVNIEDAKIPLAIVAADIATGRTVILRSGPVADAIMASTCLPGLFKPVQIGDNLLVDGGIVENVPISALLELGANSLLAVDLSAQSNYRAPNDIFDVMSNAIAIAINNNTENHTRQADLCIRPNLSAHNSVDTNPEELAAMVEIGYQDARLQLLKTVRFKQWFSLLCRQCWRKISRAGQHRSAEVIIH
- a CDS encoding DnaJ domain-containing protein, which gives rise to MQNLDHNPLKPAILYIIRHASSKLAIHELLSELKRTSHLPRLHHNQQLALFRLNWMMMNALYQLQLDFLDDGLLLNISTLDIYLESLPDTQRSATQQAISQQALRNYYLDWQNFSETTLEEVQAILDGVWQDYISTDQQAMAYQTLGLEPTKDSRLIRITYRKLANQYHPDKGGDPDRFMAIREAYEVLKKAHAS
- a CDS encoding nucleoid-associated protein, whose product is MALLDIAIFRFRRSDYAGEISVKAPPASMDTDGGSLSLFEQAKSLFNASAQKRFGYFDPDAEHKQLSGLISNWRAQQFDFVSLATKLSGDLHATLAESDTPFDCCVMFAHESILEQHYAYALVLPMKSMQQLNGDLVPTEIDVIDSGKLSFAWRLHLQDIEQSSPKYLTQLASRGAKDLTEAWLRFSQFKEGIDITAETTEFITLVDRFTETLDADQQSNAKTQVINYCVEQDKLGLPVQLQEISGQLDEQAPDKFADYIQAHQQQRKPEVHTDRAVLKRYMRYFGRDNSLSINFSSERLGQDIIYQPEVGSLRIENIPKPLRKQLSQYREQNESDA
- a CDS encoding PaaI family thioesterase, with the translated sequence MIEQIKQAREAQQIDQLIDQVPYAVLIGMQAWYVGDSLLFKLPANENNIGNPTLPAIHGGCIGGFMELAACFHVFASIDCERIPKVIDFSLDYLRPGRFRDSFSRCHVVRQGRNVVNVSITAWQSSEQEPIATARAHFLL
- a CDS encoding PaaI family thioesterase, whose protein sequence is MSAEENAAFAALSQHVQAVISNLKHCALLGIQVLDTAPGILTLELPYDVKIIGNPDNQVVHGGALTTLMDTACGFAAVLACSEPTIAPTLDLRIDYMRAATPGLAVIGKAEAYRVTPTVIFARGTAFHAEHEAQPIAHCTASFMRLQSNTESRA
- the fur gene encoding ferric iron uptake transcriptional regulator gives rise to the protein MSNENQELRKAGLKVTLPRVKILQILDTSSEDGRHMSAEDVYKTLLDHGEDVGLATVYRVLTQFETAGLVERHNFEGGHSVFELAKEEHHDHMVCTETGKVIEFIAPEIERLQHEIAERHGYELVDHSLVLYVKPKS
- a CDS encoding outer membrane protein assembly factor BamE, whose amino-acid sequence is MLKQVMTSINRLPTIAKTILLFGLLQLSACSTSHFPWVYRIDVEQGNIVDDDKLAEVELGMTRAQVKYLLGSPLIEDSFHPDRWDYFYSFRTGKGLYETRRVTLLFSGQTLTSVEKTPTTEIELDYW